The proteins below come from a single Candidozyma auris chromosome 3, complete sequence genomic window:
- the SNQ2 gene encoding ATP-binding cassette transporter has product MVVPTASSDKVNSRNTAGVDSTKYPGSDCDSTTPDDTIDEYNPAETRSIISNEHASREEVERLHSLSREVTNLTFYEGDLRVDPDAFDLRKLLYTQIKQSELSGVKLRDMGVSFENMTVRGIDQSYAFLPTLSDVLNMPASIFRTLRSIGHKPEKDILHELNGYARSGEMVLVLGRPGAGCSTFLKALTGTDSSMYTGIFGDIEYDGLPRNSMVRHFKQDLIYCPELDTHHPHLTVEQTLDFAIRCKMPDKRVNDMSKDDYVKFMREMLATVFGLRHTFKTKVGNDFIRGVSGGERKRVSIAEALACQGTVYCWDNATRGLDASTALEYAQAIRVSTDILRSTAFVTIYQASENIYETFDKVTVLYKGRQIYFGSTKEAKAYFEDMGFECPPRQSTAEFLTAITDPHGRFPKPGFENKVPRTAEDFEAYWLASDAFKNLKNEIQDYKSEQNPDETKRSLIESIKQQKQRGQRTGSHYTVNFYEQFRLNMMRGFQSMKGDKAYAVTQTIAAIAQSLIVGSLYYNTPNDVSGAFSRGGVIFFSVLYLSLMGLAEISNSFNQRPIMMKQHNYSFYHPSACAVADALSSVPLTLFITIVFSLILYFLSNLKRDAGAYFTFLLFSFLVSLSMNGLFKAISAWNKTISAANAFAGVLILAALMYSSFMIQRPSMRVYFKWISYINPVLYGFEAMLTTEFHGRKMECSGANLVPRGPGYDSSRAACAFQGSEPGSSIVSGDAYVETAFTYSFSHVWRNFGILIGFIVFFIVVAAIGFEVVRPVSGGVDRLFFLRGKKPEHILTPEEKAKADAERGGEGDSDLEKVKPEKTAASSNSALADLESKDIFCWKNVDYVIPYDGGQRKLLDDVSGFCIPGKLTALMGESGAGKTTLLNVLAQRVNMGVITGDILVNGKPLDGSFSRRTGYVQQQDIHLAETTVREALRFSAQLRRPNSVPDSEKFEYVEKIIEILEMEEYSDAIVGQLGSGLNVEQRKKLTIGVELVAKPSLLLFLDEPTSGLDSQSAWSIVKLLRDLASAGQAILCTIHQPSATLFEEFDRLLLLRKGGQTVYFGEIGKRSRTILDYFERNGARKCLEQENPAEYILEAIGAGATASTDKNWFEVWSNSQEKIDVEKRVSQLIEEGKQKAGLSEKEAKELQNPYATNIPYQFVILVRRTFLAFWRKPSYIMAKTFLMTISGLFIGFTFFGLSKSITGMQNGMFCAFLSVVVSAPVINQIQEQCMAVRDVFEGRERLSNTYRWWLLVLAQYVCEVPFNYVAAAFMFVSLYFPTRADFSAPHSGVFYLTHGIFLQLFNISFGFLILYFSPDVQSAAVLVSFFYSFIVGFSGIVQPVSLMPGFWTFMNKASPYTYIIQNLVASFLYDREVHCSDKEMAYVSPPEGQTCAQFLGDFIQSAGGYLEEPNSTTQCAYCKYTNANEYLLTIQTKYSNIWRNVGFYCAYIVFNICFCLFMYKVIRLSSWKLPTIKLPSIRRKKA; this is encoded by the coding sequence ATGGTGGTACCTACTGCGTCTTCCGACAAGGTCAACCTGCGTAACACTGCTGGCGTCGATTCAACCAAATACCCTGGGTCGGATTGTGACTCAACTACCCCAGACGACACAATCGATGAGTACAACCCAGCTGAGACAAGGTCGATTATCAGCAATGAGCATGCTAGTCGTGAAGAAGTCGAGCGACTTCACTCCTTGTCTAGAGAAGTAACTAACCTCACCTTTTACGAGGGAGATCTCCGTGTGGACCCCGATGCGTTTGACTTGAGAAAGCTTCTTTACACGCAGATCAAGCAGTCTGAGCTTTCGGGAGTGAAGCTTAGGGATATGGGTGTCTCGTTTGAGAACATGACGGTCAGAGGCATCGATCAATCGTATGCTTTCTTACCCACGCTCTCTGATGTCTTGAACATGCCAGCCTCCATTTTCAGAACCTTGCGTTCAATAGGCCACAAACCCGAGAAAGACATTTTGCACGAATTAAACGGCTACGCTAGAAGCGGAGAAATGGTGCTTGTGTTGGGGAGACCTGGAGCTGGCTGCTCGACATTCCTAAAGGCCCTCACGGGCACTGATTCTTCTATGTACACGGGCATCTTTGGTGACATTGAGTACGATGGATTGCCCAGAAATAGCATGGTTCGCCACTTCAAGCAGGACTTGATCTACTGCCCTGAATTAGATACCCACCATCCCCATCTCACTGTGGAGCAGACATTGGATTTTGCCATCCGTTGCAAAATGCCTGATAAGCGAGTCAATGACATGTCGAAGGATGACTACGTCAAGTTCATGAGAGAAATGCTTGCTACAGTGTTTGGTTTACGTCACACTTTCAAGACAAAAGTGGGTAATGACTTCATTCGTGGTGTATCTGGTggtgaaagaaagagagtCTCCATCGCTGAGGCATTGGCATGTCAGGGCACGGTCTACTGTTGGGATAATGCCACTCGTGGTTTGGATGCTTCTACTGCTTTGGAGTACGCCCAAGCCATTCGTGTGTCTACTGACATCTTAAGATCAACTGCTTTTGTCACTATTTATCAGGCTTCTGAAAACATATACGAAACTTTTGACAAGGTCACCGTTTTGTACAAGGGTCGCCAGATCTACTTCGGATCTACTAAGGAAGCCAAGGCATACTTCGAAGACATGGGTTTCGAATGTCCTCCAAGACAATCTACCGCTGAATTCTTGACAGCGATCACTGACCCTCACGGTCGTTTCCCCAAACCTGGATTCGAAAACAAAGTTCCTCGTACTGCCGAGGACTTTGAGGCGTATTGGTTGGCATCTGACGCTTTTAAGAATCTTAAGAACGAGATTCAAGACTACAAGTCTGAGCAAAACCCTGATGAAACTAAACGTAGTTTGATCGAGTCCATCAAGCAACAAAAGCAAAGGGGCCAAAGAACTGGCTCTCACTACACGGTGAACTTCTACGAGCAGTTTCGTTTGAATATGATGAGAGGTTTCCAGAGCATGAAAGGTGATAAAGCATACGCGGTGACTCAGACGATTGCCGCTATTGCCCAAAGTTTGATTGTTGGCTCTCTCTATTACAACACTCCAAATGACGTGTCTGGTGCATTTTCGAGAGGGGGtgtgatttttttctcggTTTTGTACTTGTCATTGATGGGTCTTGCAGAGATCTCCAACTCGTTTAATCAAAGACCAATTATGATGAAACAACATAACTACTCATTTTACCATCCATCAGCATGTGCCGTTGCCGACGCCCTCAGTTCTGTGCCGCTCACTCTCTTTATTACCAtcgttttctctttgattCTTTACTTCTTGTCtaatttgaaaagagacGCTGGTGCATACTTTACATTCTTGCTTTTTTCATTCCTAGTGTCTCTAAGCATGAACGGTCTATTCAAAGCTATTTCGGCTTGGAACAAAACAATTTCTGCTGCCAATGCATTTGCTGGTGTCCTCATCTTGGCTGCATTGATGTACTCGTCTTTCATGATTCAAAGACCATCCATGAGGGTATACTTCAAGTGGATCTCTTATATTAACCCTGTGCTTTACGGTTTCGAAGCCATGCTCACTACTGAGTTTCACGGACGAAAAATGGAATGTTCCGGTGCAAACCTTGTTCCCAGAGGACCTGGCTATGACTCATCTCGAGCAGCTTGCGCTTTTCAAGGTTCAGAACCCGGCCTGAGCATCGTCAGTGGTGATGCTTATGTTGAGACTGCTTTCACATACAGCTTTAGTCACGTTTGGAGAAACTTCGGTATCTTGATTGGTTTTATTGTGTTCTTCATTGTTGTTGCCGCAATTGgttttgaagttgttcGTCCAGTGTCTGGTGGTGTCGACAgacttttctttttgcgTGGCAAGAAGCCTGAACACATTTTAACTCCCGAAGAGAAGGCGAAGGCTGACGCTGAGAGGGGTGGCGAAGGTGATTCCGATTTGGAAAAAGTTAAGCCTGAGAAGACTGCAGCATCATCAAATTCTGCTTTGGCAGACTTAGAATCGAAAGACATCTTCTGCTGGAAAAATGTTGACTACGTGATCCCATACGATGGTGGTCAAAGGAAGCTCTTGGACGACGTTTCTGGTTTTTGTATACCTGGTAAGTTGACCGCCTTGATGGGGGAGTCCGGTGCTGGTAAAACTACTTTATTGAACGTGTTAGCTCAAAGAGTCAACATGGGTGTTATCACGGGAGATATCTTGGTGAATGGTAAGCCACTTGATGGATCATTTAGTCGTCGTACTGGCTACGTCCAACAACAGGACATTCATTTGGCTGAGACAACTGTCAGAGAAGCCCTTCGTTTTTCAGCCCAGCTAAGAAGACCCAATTCCGTTCCTGACAGCGAGAAATTTGAATACGTGGAAAAAATTATCGAGATATTGGAAATGGAAGAGTACTCTGATGCTATTGTTGGTCAGCTTGGATCTGGCCTTAATGTGGAACAACGTAAGAAATTGACTATCGGTGTCGAATTGGTCGCCAAGCCCTCCTTGTTACTATTCCTTGATGAGCCAACTTCGGGTTTAGACTCCCAATCTGCATGGTCCATCGTAAAACTTTTAAGAGATTTGGCTTCTGCTGGTCAGGCTATTCTTTGCACAATTCACCAGCCCTCGGCTACCTtgtttgaagaattcgATAGGTTgttgcttttgagaaaggGTGGTCAAACTGTTTACTTTGGGGAAATTGGTAAGCGTTCGAGAACAATCTTGGActattttgaaagaaacgGAGCAAGAAAATgtcttgagcaagaaaacCCTGCTGAATATATTTTGGAAGCCATCGGTGCTGGTGCCACTGCCTCAACAGATAAAAATTGGTTCGAAGTGTGGAGCAACTCTCAAGAGAAGATCGATGTTGAGAAGCGTGTTTCCCAGCTTATTGAAGAGGGAAAGCAAAAGGCGGGCTTGTCAGAAaaggaggccaaggagCTTCAGAATCCATACGCTACCAACATCCCTTACCAGTTTGTCATCCTTGTGAGACGCACATTTCTTGCTTTCTGGAGAAAGCCGCTGTATATCATGGCAAAgacattcttgatgacaatCAGTGGTTTGTTTATCGGtttcactttctttggaTTGAGCAAGTCGATCACAGGTATGCAAAACGGCATGTTCTGTGCTTTTTTGTCAGTCGTTGTCTCGGCCCCCGTTATCAATCAGATTCAGGAGCAATGTATGGCTGTTCGTGATGTCTTCGAAGGCAGGGAGAGACTCTCCAACACCTACCGTTGGTGGCTTCTTGTTTTGGCTCAATATGTCTGTGAAGTACCTTTTAACTACGTTGCAGCTGCATTTATGTTTGTCTCGCTTTACTTCCCCACAAGGGCTGACTTTTCTGCTCCTCATTCAGGCGTGTTCTACTTGACACACGGAATTTTCTTGCAACTTTTCAACATCTCATTTGGattcttgattttgtatTTCTCACCTGATGTTCAATCAGCTGCGGTGTTGGTGTCGTTCTTTTACAGTTTTATTGTTGGTTTTTCCGGAATCGTTCAACCTGTGAGCTTGATGCCAGGATTCTGGACATTCATGAACAAGGCAAGTCCATACACCTATATCATTCAGAATTTGGTTGCGTCGTTCCTCTACGATCGTGAAGTTCACTGTTCTGATAAGGAGATGGCTTACGTATCTCCACCAGAGGGCCAAACTTGTGCTCAATTCCTCGGTGATTTCATTCAAAGTGCTGGTGGCTATTTGGAAGAGCCAAATAGCACGACTCAGTGTGCTTACTGCAAGTACACCAATGCCAACGAATACCTCTTGACGATCCAAACGAAGTATTCGAACATTTGGCGTAATGTTGGTTTTTACTGTGCCTACATCGTCTTTAATATTTGCTTCTGTCTTTTCATGTACAAAGTGATCAGACTTTCATCGTGGAAGCTTCCAACCATCAAGCTCCCATCTATAAGACGGAAGAAGGCTTGA
- a CDS encoding mitochondrial 54S ribosomal protein uL5m — protein sequence MIKPWIRTFSTSSSLLRAGYSSVEPVHHLVKVNKAALSPRYEEVLIPKDDIRSLGFKPTEFEQDRVKEHYQNTLQSDLLLALYEHDAQTIEGQKRRRWEPDSPYALYRHLRKARHVNRPQRDIHPIGPENVPQLTGIAISLYSKEIVQEPLWNIAARLQLAQLTNIKPKQLKNKVNYQAWKLRRGKKCGAKVMLTGQEMSRFLTTLTELVLPRIRTFKGIKETSGDRNGNISLGLEAADVKFFPEIEHFQDLYPKTFGFHVTFKTTARTDEAAKALLSSFGLPFYDPKAKENK from the coding sequence ATGATTAAGCCGTGGATTCGTACGTTCTCCACATCCAGCTCTCTTCTAAGAGCAGGCTACTCCCTGGTGGAACCAGTGCATCACCTTGTGAAAGTGAACAAGGCTGCGTTGAGTCCCCGGTACGAAGAAGTATTGATTCCCAAGGACGACATCAGGTCTCTAGGTTTCAAACCTACCGAATTTGAGCAGGACAGAGTGAAGGAGCATTACCAAAACACTCTTCAGAGCGATTTGTTGCTTGCCCTATATGAACACGATGCTCAGACCATCGAGGGACAGAAACGTAGAAGGTGGGAGCCAGACTCGCCCTATGCCCTCTACCGTCACCTCAGGAAGGCCAGACATGTCAACAGACCACAAAGAGATATCCACCCCATTGGGCCTGAGAACGTGCCTCAGCTCACAGGAATCGCTATTTCTTTGTATTCCAAGGAGATTGTGCAAGAGCCTCTATGGAACATTGCAGCTAGATTACAACTTGCGCAGCTCACTAATATCAAGCCCAAGCAGCTTAAGAACAAAGTCAACTACCAGGCCTGGAAGCTCAGAAGGGGAAAGAAGTGTGGTGCCAAAGTGATGCTCACTGGTCAGGAGATGTCCCGTTTCTTGACAACTTTGACCGAATTGGTTTTACCTAGAATCAGAACTTTTAAAGGGATCAAGGAGACCTCAGGTGATAGAAATGGTAACATTTCTCTCGGGTTGGAGGCTGCTGATGTCAAGTTCTTCCCTGAAATTGAGCACTTTCAGGACTTGTACCCCAAGACATTTGGGTTCCATGTGACGTTCAAAACTACTGCCAGAACAGATGAAGCAGCAAAAGCATTGTTAAGTTCCTTTGGGCTTCCTTTTTACGATCCAAAggccaaagaaaataagTAA